One stretch of Passer domesticus isolate bPasDom1 chromosome 2, bPasDom1.hap1, whole genome shotgun sequence DNA includes these proteins:
- the NRIP1 gene encoding nuclear receptor-interacting protein 1, with the protein MTHGEELGSEMHQDSVVLTYLEGLLMHQAAGGSGTAVDKKSTGHSGEDQNFKISGNIFPSCQSNGPVLNSSTYRGSGMLHLKKARLLQSSEDWNAAKRRRLSDSIVDLDGKKEALLAGMVENVPKGKQDSTLLASLLQSFSSRLQSVALSQQIRQSLKEQGYSLGHDSLQVEKDLRCYGVASSHLKTLLKKSKAKDQKLDSSLPDITKNLPKERFIESPHAVQSSPKVMNEPLSCAARLQAVASMVEKRSSPAASPKPSVACSQLALLLSSEAHLQQYSREHALKAQNANQIASERLAAMARLQESAQKDIGQFGLAKGMTSHLNGQAGSSPKAVTSKGNVAPFQSSVGIMHSPPKTVGYKSTVERNNLKTSPSNSLLLHLLKSQNTTKQVKGREQSERGSIFEDSSTPTTVDEYSDNNPSFTEDSSDDESSHSNCLPIDLSFKQRTDKPDAGASASLDNLTQSLLRNWDPKVSCPENKEEKDTPKASKLNPHQKVTLLQLLLGHKTEEQVDKSSDPQGPHSTADVAKFTVQTGKRTPVADSPSANRMTPLSTPPLLASAKADSPINLSHQSLAVKRSSPPYACSIQPDRLMNSASKHLIDLSKSKEIQGAKLSRTDSPQNSSAFSASKLLQNLAQCGMQSSMSSEEQRASKQLLAGNMDKPVGLIDRLNSPLLTNKLSMHEENNKIFSCQPAPAEQGLPGSEIENLLERRTVLQLLLGTPNKGKSEKKERMLLRDESSQEQTDKALNEQILTVKIKTEPSDESNVPYNSNAQQVRECKGNKFQGFAHSLQRNTAASPASEEVKSEPLSPQDFSFSKNGLLSRLLRQNQDNYPADELDRSHRNNELTHHESKNLCTVPKKRKLHAEPLESPLKKMKSNVSDAGNNHASPTEALYGPLLNQQELKFSRSDAEFKYAVSHGSNSETENRSWSRDSKGFNVLKQLLLSENCERDLSQHRNNMLTEGKKKGNKTSATINKPEFTISSVRSLVGSPVQQNNCVDHRTFQYPVAVKSPASSPFPEHLGSTVSRLESDQFSMCSMPSEKGPIRWVITGMDKNDYEKDSPRLTKTNPILYYMLQKGGSSVSSQEAHDKEIWNEPSFTESATRVTIKEELTSDSELKTPFSNLRSPYNSHMGSNTSHQHGGVNGEVHGLLEKVRTIKKEPE; encoded by the coding sequence ATGACTCATGGAGAAGAGCTTGGCTCTGAGATGCACCAGGATTCTGTTGTTCTAACTTACCTAGAGGGATTACTAATGCATCAAGCAGCAGGAGGCTCAGGTACTGCAGTTGACAAAAAGTCCACTGGGCATAGTGGGGAGGATCAAAACTTTAAGATTTCAGGAAATATATTTCCCAGCTGTCAGAGTAATGGTCCAGTTCTTAACTCAAGTACGTATCGGGGATCTGGCATGCTGCACCTCAAAAAAGCAAGACTGTTGCAGTCTTCAGAAGACTGGAATGCAGCAAAGAGAAGGCGGTTGTCTGATTCCATTGTGGATTTAGAtggaaaaaaggaagctttgttggctggcatgGTTGAAAATGTGCCTAAAGGCAAACAGGATAGCACATTACTTGCCTCTTTGCTTCAGTCATTCAGCTCTAGGCTGCAGAGCGTTGCTCTGTCACAGCAGATTAGACAGAGTCTTAAGGAGCAAGGGTATTCTCTAGGCCATGATTCTTTACAAGTGGAGAAAGATTTAAGGTGCTATGGTGTTGCATCCAGCCACCTGAAGACTCTGCTGaagaagagcaaagcaaaagatCAGAAGCTGGACAGCAGCCTGCCTGACATCACTAAGAACCTGCCCAAAGAGAGGTTTATAGAATCTCCTCACGCggtgcagagcagccccaaggTGATGAACGAGCCCCTGTCGTGTGCTGCAAGGTTACAGGCTGTTGCAAGCATGGTAGAGAAACGATCCAGTCCTGCTGCTTCGCCCAAGCCCAGCGTAGCGTGCAGCCAGCTGGCTTTGCTCCTTTCCAGTGAAGCCCACTTGCAGCAGTACTCCAGGGAACATGCTTTAAAAGCACAAAATGCCAATCAGATTGCAAGCGAGAGACTCGCAGCCATGGCCAGGCTACAAGAAAGTGCTCAGAAGGACATAGGCCAGTTTGGTTTGGCCAAAGGAATGACAAGCCATCTCAATGGTCAAGCAGGATCATCCCCCAAAGCAGTCACTAGCAAGGGCAATGTGGCACCGTTTCAGAGTTCGGTGGGAATCATGCACTCGCCTCCCAAAACTGTGGGATACAAAAGTACTGTGGAAAGGAATAACTTGAAAACCTCTCCCAGCAACAGTTTGCTCTTACATCTGCTGAAAAGCCAGAATACCACCAAGCAGGTGAAAGGGCGTGAGCAGAGCGAGAGAGGCAGCATTTTTGAAGACAGCAGCACACCAACGACTGTTGATGAGTATTCAGACAACAATCCCAGTTTCACAGAAGACAGCAGTGATGATGAAAGCTCCCATTCTAACTGTCTTCCTATAGACCTTTCCTTTAAACAGAGGACAGATAAACCAGATGCAGGTGCATCTGCATCACTGGATAACCTGACTCAGTCCTTGCTTCGTAACTGGGATCCAAAAGTTTCGTGTCCAGAGAACAAGGAAGAGAAAGACACTCCGAAAGCTTCTAAGCTGAATCCCCACCAGAAAGTAACACTACTTCAGCTGTTACTTGGGCATAAGACTGAAGAACAGGTAGACAAGAGCAGTGATCCTCAGGGACCACACAGTACAGCTGATGTGGCAAAATTCACTGTACAGACTGGGAAAAGGACTCCTGTTGCTGACAGTCCCAGTGCCAACCGAATGACTCCGTTAAGCACTCCACCCTTGCTGGCTTCTGCAAAAGCAGACTCTCCTATAAATCTCTCACACCAGTCGCTGGCTGTCAAGCGGAGCTCGCCACCCTATGCCTGCAGCATCCAGCCGGACAGACTGATGAATTCTGCGTCCAAACACTTGATAGACCTGTCCAAAAGCAAGGAAATTCAAGGAGCTAAGCTGAGCAGGACTGATAGTCCCCAGAACTCCTCGGCATTCAGTGCCAGCAAGCTGCTGCAGAACCTGGCTCAGTGCGGCATGCAGAGTTCCATGTCGAGTGAGGAGCAAAGAGCTAGCaaacagctgctggcagggaacaTGGATAAACCTGTGGGCTTGATTGATAGATTGAACAGCCCTCTGCTTACGAATAAATTGAGTATGCatgaagaaaataacaaaatattcaGTTGTCAGCCCGCACCCGCTGAACAAGGACTTCCAGGTTCGGAAATAGAAAATCTCCTTGAAAGGCGCActgtccttcagctgcttctgggaaCTCCCAATAAAGGtaaaagtgaaaagaaagagaggatGCTTTTAAGAGATGAAAGTTCTCAAGAACAGACAGACAAGGCTTTGAATGAGCAAATATTGACggtgaaaataaaaactgaaccATCTGACGAATCAAATGTTCCTTATAATTCAAATGCACAACAAGTAAGAGAATGCAAGGGTAACAAATTCCAAGGGTTTGCTCATTCACTGCAGAGAAACACAGCTGCTTCTCCAGCATCCGAGGAGGTGAAATCTGAGCCTCTTTCACCTCaagatttctctttttccaaaaATGGCCTGCTAAGTAGGTTGCTGAGACAGAATCAAGACAATTACCCTGCAGATGAGCTGGACAGGAGTCACCGAAACAACGAGCTGACACACCATGAATCCAAGAATCTTTGCACAGTACCGAAGAAGAGGAAGCTTCATGCTGAGCCTTTAGAAAGCCCATTAAAAAAGATGAAAAGTAATGTGTCTGATGCTGGAAACAATCACGCTTCTCCTACCGAGGCACTGTACGGGCCTTTGCTTAACCAGCAAGAACTGAAATTCAGCAGAAGTGATGCTGAATTTAAATATGCTGTAAGTCATGGTTCAAATAGTGAAACTGAAAATAGGAGTTGGTCTAGAGATAGTAAAGGCTTTAATGTGTTGAAACAGCTGCTTCTCTCAGAAAACTGTGAGAGAGATCTGTCACAACATAGGAATAACATGCTAACAGAGggcaagaaaaaaggaaacaaaaccagtGCAACAATCAATAAACCTGAATTCACCATTTCTTCAGTAAGATCGTTGGTGGGGAGCCCTGTGCAGCAGAACAATTGTGTAGATCACAGAACATTTCAGTATCCCGTAGCAGTGAAAAGTCCAGCCAGCTCCCCCTTCCCTGAGCACCTGGGGAGTACGGTGTCCAGACTGGAGTCCGATCAGTTCAGCATGTGTTCCATGCCCAGTGAGAAGGGCCCCATCAGATGGGTGATCACAGGCATGGACAAGAATGATTATGAGAAAGACTCTCCGAGACTGACCAAAACCAATCCCATATTGTACTACATGTTACAGAAAGGTGGCAGCTCTGTCAGCAGCCAAGAAGCACATGACAAAGAAATTTGGAATGAACCTTCATTTACCGAGAGCGCAACTCGTGTTACAATCAAAGAGGAGTTGACATCTGACTCAGAGCTTAAAACTCCTTTCAGTAATTTAAGAAGCCCTTACAACAGCCATATGGGGAGTAACACCTCTCATCAGCACGGTGGTGTGAATGGAGAAGTGCATGGACTTCTGGAAAAAGTGCGAACAATCAAAAAAGAGCCAGAATAA